The following are encoded together in the Phaseolus vulgaris cultivar G19833 chromosome 9, P. vulgaris v2.0, whole genome shotgun sequence genome:
- the LOC137823103 gene encoding LOW QUALITY PROTEIN: lysine-specific demethylase JMJ26-like (The sequence of the model RefSeq protein was modified relative to this genomic sequence to represent the inferred CDS: inserted 2 bases in 1 codon) → MLSRFSKVYREDLCSLKEKLPVSNKKRKYKDDLLNDDLEDEEMLILLGAKTRRRSRRMNNVKNVEQKPRNCHQCMKKGRRLFVRCPKCPNMYCMQCIDKWYPDMKIEEIAVSCPFCRKNCNCNVCLCSRGVIKTSNRDITDYEKAQYLHYMINLLLPFLKQICQEQNQEEQIEAKILGKNSFEKEIPPSLCGNDERIYCDHCATSIIDLHRSCPSCSYELCLSCCQEIRDGSITPRVEQKFSYVNRGYEYMHGGDPLPVSNDFGTSECHTKLSNVWNAKSDGSIRCAPKEFGGCGSAALELRRVLPSGWISELEIRTRSMLKIWENVNTTLQQKKAVSRYTSLRKDDNMSCSESSNIQKGGLLLFQKHWANGEPIIVPDALKLGTGLSWKPMVMWRALCENRVSEVGSKMSEVKAIDCLANCEVEIDNHTFFKGYIEGRTYRNLWPEMLKLKDWPPSDKFEDLLPRHCDEFIRSLPFQEYSDPRSGILNLAAKLPAHVLKPDMGPKTYIAYGIKEELGRGDSVTKLHCDMSDAVNILTHTAEVILTDEQHLIISKLKEAHKVQGEREQCAQERVSNSLNGRPFKHNRVWRENKVVLESKDIEKRPIEINGRIFPNDVHEGVTSATENESMKTGSALWDIFRREDSEKLETYLRKHSREFRHTYCSPVEQVAHPIHDQCFYLTSEHKKKLKEEFDVEPWTXEQKLGEAVFIPAGCPHQVRNLKSCTKVAVDFVSPENIHECLRLTNEFRQLPKNHKAREDKLEIKKMIVYAIDEAVTDLKALLNFS, encoded by the exons ATGTTGTCCAGATTCTCAAAAGTTTACAGAGAAGATTTGTGTTCACTGAAGGAAAAGCTTCCTGTCTCAAACAAGAAAAGGAAATATAAAGATGATCTCTTGAATGATGATTtagaagatgaagaaatgcttaTTCTCTTAGGGGCAAAGACCAGGAGAAGATCAAGAAGAATGAATAATGTGAAG AATGTTGAACAAAAGCCCCGAAATTGTCATCAATGCATGAAAAAGGGCAGAAGACTTTTTGTGCGTTGTCCTAAATGCCCGAACATGTACTGTATGCAGTGTATTGATAAATG GTACCCTGATATGAAAATAGAAGAAATTGCTGTAAGTTGTCCGTTTTGCCGGAAAAACTGCAATTGCAATGTTTGCTTGTGCTCAAGAGGAGTGATTAAG ACATCTAACAGGGACATAACCGATTATGAAAAGGCTCAGTATCTGCATTATATGATTAACTTACTCCTACCGTTTTTGAAACAAATTTGTCAAGAACAAAATCAAGAGGAGCAGATTGAAGCTAAAAtactag GAAAGAATTCTTTTGAGAAGGAAATACCTCCAAGTCTTTGTGGCAACGATGAACGTATCTATTG TGATCACTGTGCTACTTCAATTATTGACCTTCATAGAAGCTGCCCCAGTTGTTCCTATGAACTCTGCCTTAGTTGTTGCCAAGAAATAAGAGATGGAAGCATTACACCCCGGGTCGAGCAGAAGTTCTCATATGTGAATAGGGGCTATGAATATATGCATGGTGGAGACCCTCTACCTGTGTCTAATGATTTCGGAACATCAGAATGTCATACCAAGCTATCTAATGTGTGGAATGCTAAGAGTGATGGAAGCATCCGATGTGCACCAAAGGAGTTCGGCGGTTGTGGTAGTGCTGCATTGGAGCTCAGACGTGTCCTACCAAGTGGGTGGATATCTGAATTGGAAATCAGAACTCGCAGTATGCTGAAAATTTGGGAAAATGTAAACACTACTCTTCAGCAAAAAAAAGCAGTATCAAGATACACCTCTTTGAGAAAGGATGATAATATGTCCTGTTCAGAGTCAAGTAACATTCAAAAGGGAGGATTGTTACTTTTCCAAAAGCATTGGGCTAATGGCGAACCAATTATAGTTCCTGATGCCCTTAAACTGGGCACCGGTCTGAGCTGGAAGCCGATGGTAATGTGGCGAGCATTATGCGAAAATAGGGTTTCAGAGGTCGGTTCAAAAATGTCAGAAGTGAAAGCCATTGATTGCCTGGCTAATTGTGAG GTCGAAATCGATAATCACACATTTTTTAAAGGTTATATAGAGGGAAGAACATACAGAAATCTCTGGCCAGAGATGCTCAAGCTAAAAGACTGGCCCCCATCTGATAAATTTGAAGATCTTTTGCCCCGCCATTGTGATGAGTTTATTCGCTCCTTGCCATTCCAAGAGTACAGCGATCCTCGGAGCGGAATTCTCAATCTTGCTGCGAAGTTGCCAGCACATGTCCTAAAACCTGACATGGGTCCGAAAACATATATTGCCTATGGGATTAAAGAAGAGCTTGGTAGAGGAGACTCTGTAACAAAGCTTCACTGTGATATGTCAGATGCG GTCAATATTTTGACCCATACAGCAGAGGTGATATTAACTGATGAGCAGCACTTAATTATTTCAAAGTTGAAAGAAGCACACAAGGTACAAGGTGAGAGAGAGCAGTGTGCTCAAGAAAGGGTTTCCAACAGCCTGAATGGCCGACCTTTCAAACACAACAGAGTATGGAGAGAAAATAAGGTAGTTTTAGAATCCAAAGACATAGAGAAGCGCCCTATTGAAATTAATGGAAGGATCTTTCCAAATGATGTACATGAAGGGGTCACGTCTGCTACAGAGAATGAATCAATGAAAACAGGCAGTGCTCTATGGGATATCTTTCGGAGAGAAGATTCTGAGAAGTTAGAAACATATCTTAGAAAGCACTCAAGAGAATTTAGACATACTTATTGTTCTCCCGTTGAACAG GTTGCACATCCAATTCATGACCAATGTTTTTATTTGACATCGGAGCACAAGAAGAAGCTGAAGGAGGAGTTCG atGTAGAACCGTGGAC TGAGCAAAAACTTGGGGAGGCGGTATTTATTCCTGCTGGATGCCCACATCAAGTCAGGAATCTCAAG TCATGCACAAAAGTTGCGGTAGACTTTGTGTCTCCAGAAAATATCCATGAGTGTCTGCGTTTAACTAATGAGTTCCGCCAGCTTCCCAAGAACCACAAGGCTAGAGAAGATAAGCTTGAG ATAAAGAAGATGATAGTTTATGCCATTGATGAAGCTGTCACAGACCTAAAAGCTTTGCTGAACTTTTCTTGA